One genomic region from Leifsonia poae encodes:
- a CDS encoding AAA family ATPase, which yields MAVTQEQADWFAGAFTQLVGNVDTAILGKEHSIRLVITAMLSNGHVLLEDVPGTGKTVLAKALANTVEGTQSRIQFTPDLLPSDVTGVTIYDQSNGRFEFHPGPIFASVVLADEINRASPKTQSALLEVMEEGVVTVDGVGHPVGAPFIVIATQNPVEQAGTYSLPEAQLDRFLIKTSLGYPDHATTVDLLLDASNRSRAASVQPIIAAESVVTLSQLASEVHTDASVMGYLSEIVTATRDDKDSALGVSIRGALALARAAKTWAISSGRTYVTPDDIRELAIPVLAHRVIVDPESEFAGVTAEQIVGRAVAEANPPAYRAA from the coding sequence GTGGCAGTAACTCAGGAACAGGCGGACTGGTTCGCCGGTGCCTTCACGCAGCTCGTCGGCAATGTCGACACGGCGATCCTCGGAAAGGAGCACAGCATCCGGCTCGTCATCACCGCCATGCTCTCGAACGGTCATGTGCTGCTCGAGGATGTGCCAGGAACGGGCAAGACCGTGCTGGCGAAGGCGCTGGCCAACACGGTGGAAGGTACGCAGTCGCGCATCCAGTTCACCCCCGATCTGCTGCCGTCCGATGTGACCGGCGTCACGATCTACGACCAGAGCAACGGTCGGTTCGAATTCCACCCCGGACCGATCTTCGCCTCGGTCGTGCTGGCCGACGAGATCAACCGTGCGAGCCCCAAGACCCAGTCGGCGCTGCTCGAGGTCATGGAAGAAGGCGTCGTGACGGTCGATGGTGTCGGCCATCCCGTCGGCGCACCGTTCATCGTGATCGCGACGCAGAACCCGGTGGAGCAGGCGGGGACGTATTCGCTGCCCGAGGCGCAGCTCGACCGCTTCCTCATCAAGACATCGCTCGGCTACCCCGACCATGCCACGACGGTCGACCTGCTGCTGGATGCCTCGAACCGTTCGCGGGCGGCATCGGTGCAGCCGATCATCGCGGCCGAATCCGTGGTGACACTGTCTCAGCTGGCGTCGGAGGTGCACACCGACGCCTCCGTGATGGGGTACCTCAGCGAGATCGTCACCGCCACACGGGACGACAAGGATTCGGCCCTCGGCGTCAGCATCCGCGGCGCACTCGCCCTGGCCCGCGCGGCGAAGACCTGGGCGATCTCGTCAGGCCGCACGTATGTGACGCCCGACGACATCCGTGAACTGGCGATTCCCGTGCTCGCCCACCGTGTCATCGTCGACCCGGAGTCCGAGTTCGCCGGGGTGACCGCGGAGCAGATCGTGGGCCGCGCCGTCGCCGAAGCGAACCCGCCGGCCTATCGGGCCGCCTGA
- a CDS encoding transglutaminase family protein — MSATTRPVAPAGNGASAVDRLPATSWLDVGVLSALSALAVLGFEPAFGHYSFALAAFGGLVIGGGVAVLGRMLRLSVPITVALALAAYFLLGTPLAMPGQATVAVLPSLDSLSGLVLGAVFGWADAVTLQAPLEAPPYVAVVPYFASWLVALVTVSLAVRWLPAARTRGVARAAVLLTGPLLLFVAGILLGTRDPYFAGVRGVLFAAVALIWLGWRRGRAGAVEVSVDAGLRRRRLVGTGIVVIGSVVAGALAGSVLTPPAASRFVLRQEVTPPFDPLDYPSPLAGFRHYTKDLEKTKLFTADGLDSGQLVRLATMDSYDGVVWSVTAPDAGSTASGTFQLLGSTIPRPPLFTAGARSTASIVIADYSDVWLPTIGYVTDLGFDAYRGDDPAGTVRVNTVTGTTAVTSGVGDGLRYTLSATAQKIPNDKALARVAPAAMTLPPVTNIPDIVSAKAEEYAGSATSAIQKLRNIERSLKTFGYLSHGRASDPVPSRAGEGADRMTDLFAKQPMVGDQEQYAGAFALMARRLGYPTRIVMGFAPKVVAGQSTTVTGNDVTAWDEVAFEGVGWVPFFPTPTKTDAPKNQTTKPKLEPQPQVRQPPPADAKPQELLTPVKTKDNEHKDPKAGFGIPGWAWVVSGVIGIPALLYFVPLLVVGALKRRRRRLRRSQGPPDRQAAGAWDELTDGYVELGLAVPRNATRLQTAAALERQTSEQNLRTPEDGLTPLARRVDAAVFDGSTVSEGRVVAAWTGTDAALAEATSSAGWLRARLASFRYRRRRRDVAL, encoded by the coding sequence GTGAGCGCGACGACGCGTCCGGTCGCCCCCGCGGGGAACGGTGCCTCCGCTGTCGACCGACTGCCGGCGACCTCGTGGCTGGATGTCGGAGTCCTTTCCGCGCTCAGCGCGCTGGCCGTGCTGGGATTCGAGCCGGCCTTCGGGCACTATTCGTTCGCCCTCGCGGCGTTCGGCGGGCTGGTCATCGGCGGCGGTGTCGCGGTGCTCGGCCGGATGCTCCGCCTCTCCGTGCCGATCACGGTCGCCCTCGCTCTCGCGGCCTACTTTCTTCTGGGTACACCGCTCGCCATGCCTGGTCAGGCCACCGTCGCTGTGCTGCCGTCGCTTGACAGCCTGTCCGGGCTGGTCCTCGGCGCGGTGTTCGGCTGGGCGGATGCGGTGACGCTGCAGGCGCCTCTGGAGGCTCCGCCGTATGTGGCCGTCGTTCCCTATTTCGCGAGCTGGCTCGTGGCGCTGGTGACGGTCTCGCTGGCCGTTCGCTGGCTGCCCGCGGCGCGAACGCGCGGAGTCGCCCGGGCTGCGGTGCTGCTGACCGGCCCCCTGCTGCTGTTCGTCGCCGGAATCCTTCTCGGCACCCGCGACCCGTACTTCGCCGGAGTGCGCGGCGTTCTCTTCGCCGCCGTCGCGCTGATCTGGCTCGGCTGGAGGCGGGGGCGCGCCGGAGCGGTGGAGGTCTCCGTCGACGCCGGGCTCCGTCGGCGACGGCTGGTGGGCACCGGTATCGTCGTGATCGGGTCCGTCGTGGCCGGGGCCTTGGCCGGGTCGGTGCTGACACCGCCGGCGGCCAGCAGATTCGTGCTCCGGCAGGAAGTCACCCCACCCTTCGATCCGCTGGACTACCCGAGTCCGCTCGCCGGTTTCCGCCACTATACGAAAGACCTCGAGAAGACGAAGCTCTTCACCGCGGATGGACTGGACTCCGGTCAGCTCGTGCGCCTGGCGACGATGGACAGCTACGACGGGGTGGTGTGGAGCGTTACGGCTCCCGATGCCGGTTCGACCGCATCCGGGACCTTCCAGCTGCTCGGCAGCACGATCCCGCGCCCGCCTCTGTTCACGGCGGGCGCGCGTTCGACGGCGAGCATCGTCATCGCCGACTATTCGGATGTCTGGCTGCCGACGATCGGCTACGTCACCGACCTCGGTTTCGACGCGTACCGTGGCGACGACCCCGCCGGAACCGTGCGCGTGAACACCGTCACCGGCACAACGGCCGTCACCAGCGGCGTCGGCGACGGACTGCGCTACACCCTCTCCGCCACCGCTCAGAAGATCCCCAACGACAAGGCGCTGGCGCGGGTGGCACCGGCCGCCATGACGCTGCCTCCGGTGACCAACATTCCTGACATCGTTTCGGCGAAGGCGGAGGAGTACGCCGGTTCGGCGACGAGCGCCATCCAGAAACTGCGGAATATCGAGCGCTCCCTCAAGACGTTCGGCTACCTCAGCCATGGGCGGGCGTCGGATCCGGTGCCGTCGCGAGCCGGGGAGGGCGCCGACCGGATGACCGATTTGTTCGCCAAGCAGCCGATGGTCGGCGATCAGGAGCAGTATGCCGGTGCGTTCGCCCTGATGGCGCGCCGCCTCGGCTATCCGACCCGCATCGTGATGGGGTTCGCCCCCAAGGTCGTGGCCGGGCAGTCGACGACGGTGACCGGGAATGACGTGACCGCGTGGGATGAAGTGGCTTTCGAGGGCGTCGGCTGGGTTCCGTTCTTCCCCACGCCCACGAAGACGGATGCCCCCAAGAATCAGACGACGAAGCCGAAGCTCGAACCGCAGCCGCAAGTTCGTCAGCCACCACCGGCCGACGCGAAACCGCAAGAGCTGCTCACTCCCGTGAAGACGAAGGACAACGAGCACAAAGATCCGAAAGCCGGCTTCGGCATCCCCGGTTGGGCCTGGGTGGTCTCCGGTGTGATCGGTATCCCGGCCCTGCTCTACTTCGTGCCGTTGCTCGTCGTGGGAGCCCTCAAACGTCGCCGGCGTCGCCTGCGGCGATCACAGGGGCCGCCCGATCGGCAGGCGGCCGGCGCCTGGGACGAGCTCACCGACGGTTACGTCGAACTGGGGCTCGCCGTTCCCCGCAACGCGACGCGGCTACAGACCGCCGCGGCCCTCGAACGGCAGACCTCCGAGCAGAACCTCCGTACGCCAGAAGACGGCCTGACCCCGCTCGCCCGGCGGGTCGACGCAGCCGTGTTCGACGGGAGCACTGTCTCGGAGGGAAGAGTTGTGGCCGCGTGGACGGGAACGGATGCCGCTTTGGCCGAGGCAACGAGTTCGGCCGGCTGGCTCCGGGCGAGGCTGGCGTCCTTCCGCTACCGGCGCCGCCGTCGCGACGTGGCCCTATAG
- a CDS encoding FHA domain-containing protein, which produces MDSSGFIVPPPNLIPPREDTGTETRRAPARSGKLPVFRPPTAPDVMVGAQSREPRWRLVLPTGRFIPLDGTVLVGRNPVGFGPWGEAELITVDDPASSVSKTHAAFEPSSGSVRVTDVHSTNGIVVVAPGGAETELVPGIPADAANGAVVRLGRLVVRVERV; this is translated from the coding sequence GTGGACTCGTCCGGCTTCATCGTTCCCCCGCCGAACCTGATCCCGCCGCGCGAAGACACCGGAACCGAGACCAGGCGGGCGCCTGCGCGCAGCGGCAAGCTTCCCGTCTTCCGGCCTCCGACGGCGCCGGACGTGATGGTCGGAGCCCAGAGCCGGGAACCGCGTTGGCGCCTCGTACTGCCGACTGGGCGCTTCATCCCCCTCGATGGGACGGTGCTGGTCGGGCGCAACCCGGTCGGTTTCGGCCCGTGGGGCGAAGCGGAGCTGATCACGGTGGACGACCCAGCCTCCTCAGTGTCGAAGACCCATGCGGCCTTCGAGCCGTCGTCGGGGTCGGTGCGCGTCACCGATGTGCACTCCACCAACGGGATCGTCGTCGTGGCCCCGGGTGGCGCAGAGACGGAATTGGTGCCCGGAATCCCCGCGGATGCAGCCAACGGTGCCGTGGTGCGCCTTGGTCGGCTCGTGGTGCGCGTCGAGCGCGTGTGA
- a CDS encoding DUF58 domain-containing protein, giving the protein MTAQTATSAAPPVAAPSADATPASGRRRRPPALSQSRIAVGQVRDALSRGLGAGVKAFGPAWRVVAGRVGPVLAVVSPLGWIALSGAVVSIVLAVVFAWAEFGFVAATLLAAFLIALAFVFGRSTYAVEIELNPRRVVAGERALGRMEVTNTGSRAVLPTRVELPVGAGTAEFMIPRLAAGAQTEELFAVPTARRALILAGPALSVRGDQLGLVRRTTAWTGQVELFVHPRTTRLVATARGLVRDLEGQTTKVITDSDLAFHALRTYEPGDDIRNVHWRTSARTGQLMVRQYQETRRSQLLLVFDAERAHFASDDEFELGVSVLASIGCQVIREETEIDAVWQRKPLRVATPTALLDDSCRIQPVDGMHASLRDFVRQSTLRLASPSLVVLVVGSGLGAAELRAAVTLFGNDTEIVAVRVDAAGEPRLSRLGGMMLATVSELGELPALLKRAGR; this is encoded by the coding sequence ATGACCGCACAGACCGCCACCTCCGCTGCGCCCCCGGTTGCCGCGCCCTCAGCCGACGCGACCCCGGCATCCGGCCGTCGACGGCGTCCTCCGGCGCTCTCGCAGAGCCGTATCGCCGTCGGACAGGTGCGGGATGCTCTCTCCCGCGGTCTCGGCGCCGGGGTGAAAGCGTTCGGTCCCGCCTGGCGGGTCGTGGCGGGGCGGGTCGGACCGGTGCTGGCGGTCGTCAGCCCACTGGGCTGGATCGCGCTCTCCGGAGCCGTGGTCTCGATCGTGCTCGCGGTCGTGTTCGCCTGGGCGGAGTTCGGTTTCGTCGCCGCGACACTTCTCGCCGCCTTCCTCATCGCGCTCGCTTTCGTCTTCGGCCGCTCGACCTATGCGGTCGAGATCGAGTTGAACCCGAGGCGGGTCGTCGCGGGGGAGCGAGCGCTCGGCAGGATGGAAGTGACCAACACCGGCTCGCGTGCGGTGTTGCCGACCCGTGTCGAGCTGCCGGTCGGCGCCGGCACGGCGGAGTTCATGATCCCCCGTCTCGCCGCGGGGGCGCAGACCGAGGAGCTCTTCGCTGTTCCGACCGCCCGCCGGGCCCTCATCCTGGCCGGCCCGGCTCTCTCGGTGCGCGGCGACCAGCTGGGCCTCGTTCGCCGCACGACTGCCTGGACGGGACAGGTCGAGTTGTTCGTGCATCCGCGAACGACACGCCTCGTCGCGACCGCGCGCGGTCTGGTGCGCGACCTGGAGGGGCAGACCACCAAAGTCATCACCGACAGCGACCTCGCATTCCACGCGTTGCGCACCTATGAGCCCGGGGACGACATCCGCAACGTCCACTGGCGCACCTCGGCGCGCACCGGCCAGCTGATGGTGCGCCAATACCAGGAGACCCGGCGCTCCCAGCTGCTGCTGGTCTTCGACGCTGAGCGGGCGCATTTCGCCTCGGACGATGAGTTCGAGCTGGGCGTCTCGGTGCTGGCGTCCATCGGCTGCCAAGTGATCCGCGAAGAGACCGAGATCGACGCCGTCTGGCAGCGCAAGCCATTGCGGGTGGCGACGCCGACGGCCCTGCTCGACGACTCCTGCCGAATCCAGCCGGTCGACGGGATGCACGCGAGTCTGCGCGACTTCGTCCGCCAGAGCACGCTGCGTCTCGCCTCGCCGAGTCTCGTCGTGCTCGTCGTCGGCTCCGGACTGGGGGCGGCGGAGCTGCGTGCGGCGGTCACGCTCTTCGGGAACGACACCGAGATCGTCGCGGTGCGGGTCGATGCAGCCGGGGAGCCCAGGCTCAGCCGGCTGGGCGGCATGATGCTCGCCACCGTCTCCGAGCTGGGCGAGCTACCCGCACTCCTGAAACGGGCCGGACGGTGA
- a CDS encoding Ig-like domain-containing protein yields MTAWIRKRKTLASITALAVVAGVPLTIAVLHRGFPVNAVNLDTRDVWVTNGEKLLGGRLNHQINELDAAVTGASADLDVLQDGNAYFLTDTVHGTVDRIDPAFVSLGGRIQVPERSEVAYGANTLSVLSPSGELWVIDASGRLDFDKTKTKPVVKVGQDARLAVAKSGKTFVVAPKGDRLYTVDHPGAAPSTASFPVPGRFQLTAVGDEPVVFDSQGNRVITGDGKTIDLPATGLRVQQPGDADASVLVATASSLLSVPLDGGRVVAHPAGATSSGGVTTVSAPVRLGSCSYGAWAGSARYLYACDGQKPIGVDIDQPVQGDDLEFRVNHGVIALNNLRDGNAWVVSSTMRLVQNWAQLKPNETTVQGDTGEEKPVLQSFADTLAQRSKVNRPPTAVNDSFGVRPGRSTVLPVLTNDTDPDGDVLTITETSSIPESQGSLALVEGGRAIQFTPNADLSGTISFRYSIDDGRGGTSSAQVDATLRQPDQNTDPVASRTSTAQTEVGQSVSYDVLNDWSDPDGDDLSLVGAAATTEDDVQFKPDGEITFTSKTGQTGSKEVNVTVSDGRKSTTGSLLVTVKAAGTLDPVAVPDFGAGFTGQPIVVNPLGNDTSPSGEPLTLVGASLDGDGAQVTTDAARGTVTVLGNAPGEYYVTYTLGAGPKSTTGLIRVNIAPNGTSDAPPVAVTDTAYVRPGEPTSVNVLDNDESPSGRVLVVRSVTAGAGAEDLNVEVLDNAVVKVTAPTVLAQQVQLVYTVSDGIHEAKAGITVVPVPPLVTHQPPVAVEDVVTVRAGDIASVPVMDNDSSPDDAPFTLDPTLRDASTAGPGSTVFVSGKLVRYQAPKTAGQYSVVYGITDKVGQKAQATVTFVVTAPDKGTNRAPQPQPLTIRAFAGSAVPVDVPLNGIDPDGDSVTLDGLGSQPTLGRISDSSSSSFTYEAYPNSAGTDTFTYRVKDTYGKTATGTVTIGVVPRPAAVQPPIASNDPVQVKPGRTVSVPVLDNDSDPNGYTIALQKKLLAVDAGLKASVHGKVVLVTAPKTEGAYVVRYQIANGQGGVASAFIQVTVTPDAKEQHPTAIDHVLEPDAVAAKSSVTVDALAGAANPSGLVDDLKLAVTGSNASAAEAGTDGRITVHPGTQRLAIAYTVTDPVTGLSGDAFVVVPPKGDATAPPRIRSSLPQQIVQMGGSKSWNLSDILDVPSGRSTKLTGASGVSATNSDGRSSFGGEQTLTFTAPKDYRGPAAVTFTVNDGREAGQSKDRITTLVLPITVGNPDQSDVAPTFTAPSEKIEPGEKPLTVDLRASSFHPNPAILSRLVYSDPRWSTKNISVSLNGSTLTLQAPLGTQAGESTAVTVTISSGTHSITGTVNVQVVSSNRPVASQKNPPQTQEVKRGQTATLTGASSDAAWVNPFPGHPLTITDAKADSAPAGVTVTFTGSSISVSAASGASIGAVNVVYHVEDATKDPKRTAAAIGQYRVTVHDVPAKPAAPTNVRASDAQATLTIAAPADNGKPITKYEITGGPSTVTAASVGQVTIGGLRNGTAYSFQVRALNADGWSEFSVASAAVVPYGTPQKVGGLNIDADQYAPATVTMRWSALADPAGTGGGSVTYEWSLNNGSWNTTSGTSAQVGNQGVGTYSFRVRAKNTHNNNYGEVASSNSVSVAKKPDPQPSIDLAKGALEPGYNHSYTYDVTLNHFGANTSYAIGFYCGGLLQTRSVSTDGSGSAHFRGAPNGQDAWCGFPGAYVTAGGVQSSVQDWSK; encoded by the coding sequence GTGACGGCGTGGATACGCAAACGCAAGACGCTTGCGTCGATCACAGCCTTGGCGGTGGTGGCCGGTGTTCCCCTCACGATCGCCGTTCTGCACCGCGGATTCCCGGTGAACGCGGTGAACCTCGACACGAGGGATGTGTGGGTCACCAACGGCGAGAAGCTCCTCGGCGGCCGCCTCAACCACCAGATCAACGAGCTGGATGCAGCCGTGACCGGTGCGAGCGCCGATCTCGATGTTCTGCAGGACGGCAACGCATACTTCCTCACCGACACGGTGCACGGCACCGTTGATCGCATCGACCCGGCCTTCGTCTCTCTCGGCGGGCGCATCCAGGTGCCGGAACGTTCTGAAGTCGCCTATGGCGCCAACACCCTCTCGGTGCTCTCGCCGAGTGGCGAGCTGTGGGTGATCGACGCCTCCGGCCGGCTGGACTTCGACAAGACGAAGACCAAGCCCGTGGTGAAGGTGGGGCAGGATGCCCGCCTGGCGGTCGCCAAATCGGGCAAGACATTCGTCGTTGCACCGAAGGGCGACCGTCTTTACACGGTCGATCACCCGGGCGCTGCTCCGTCGACGGCATCCTTCCCGGTGCCCGGTCGGTTCCAGCTCACGGCGGTGGGTGACGAACCCGTCGTGTTCGACAGCCAGGGCAACCGCGTGATCACAGGCGACGGGAAGACGATCGATCTGCCGGCCACAGGTCTGCGCGTGCAACAGCCTGGGGATGCGGACGCTTCGGTTCTGGTGGCGACCGCATCGAGCCTGCTGAGTGTTCCGCTCGACGGTGGCAGGGTTGTCGCGCATCCGGCCGGCGCCACGTCGTCGGGCGGCGTGACGACGGTGTCTGCGCCCGTGCGATTGGGGTCGTGCTCGTATGGGGCCTGGGCGGGCTCGGCGCGCTACCTGTACGCCTGTGATGGCCAGAAGCCGATCGGCGTCGACATCGACCAGCCCGTTCAGGGCGACGACCTGGAGTTCCGGGTGAACCACGGCGTCATCGCGCTCAACAATCTGCGCGACGGCAATGCCTGGGTCGTTTCCTCCACGATGCGCCTCGTGCAGAACTGGGCCCAGCTGAAACCGAACGAGACGACGGTGCAGGGCGACACCGGCGAAGAGAAGCCGGTTCTGCAGTCGTTCGCCGACACGCTCGCCCAGCGTTCGAAGGTGAATCGTCCCCCGACGGCCGTGAATGACTCGTTCGGGGTGCGTCCCGGGCGCTCGACAGTGCTTCCGGTTCTCACGAACGACACCGATCCCGATGGCGATGTGCTGACGATCACCGAGACGTCGAGCATTCCCGAGAGTCAGGGAAGCCTCGCCCTCGTCGAGGGCGGTCGTGCAATCCAATTCACGCCGAACGCCGACCTGAGCGGCACCATCTCGTTCCGCTATTCGATCGACGACGGACGTGGTGGAACGTCGTCGGCGCAGGTGGACGCCACGCTGCGCCAGCCCGACCAGAACACGGACCCGGTCGCGAGCCGCACGAGTACCGCGCAGACCGAGGTGGGACAGTCGGTGTCGTACGACGTGCTGAACGACTGGAGCGACCCCGACGGCGACGACCTCTCGCTGGTGGGCGCGGCAGCAACGACGGAAGACGATGTGCAGTTCAAGCCGGACGGCGAGATCACCTTTACGAGCAAGACCGGGCAGACCGGCTCCAAAGAGGTCAACGTCACGGTCTCGGATGGGCGGAAGAGCACCACGGGCAGCCTGCTCGTCACCGTCAAAGCGGCCGGAACGCTCGACCCGGTGGCCGTGCCGGACTTCGGTGCGGGATTCACCGGCCAGCCGATCGTGGTGAACCCGCTCGGCAATGACACGTCGCCCTCGGGGGAGCCGCTCACGCTCGTGGGCGCCAGCCTCGATGGCGACGGCGCGCAGGTGACGACGGATGCGGCGCGTGGCACGGTCACTGTGCTCGGCAATGCTCCGGGCGAGTACTACGTCACCTACACGCTCGGCGCCGGTCCGAAGTCGACGACCGGTCTGATCCGCGTGAACATCGCTCCGAACGGCACGTCCGATGCGCCGCCGGTCGCGGTGACGGACACGGCCTATGTGCGTCCAGGAGAGCCGACCAGTGTGAACGTGCTCGACAACGACGAATCACCCTCCGGGCGTGTGCTCGTCGTTCGTTCGGTCACGGCGGGCGCCGGCGCCGAGGATCTGAACGTCGAGGTCTTGGACAACGCAGTGGTCAAAGTCACCGCGCCGACCGTGCTCGCCCAGCAGGTGCAGCTCGTCTACACGGTCTCCGACGGCATCCATGAGGCGAAGGCCGGGATCACGGTCGTGCCGGTCCCTCCGCTGGTGACCCATCAGCCCCCGGTCGCCGTGGAGGATGTCGTCACTGTGCGGGCCGGCGATATCGCCAGCGTGCCGGTGATGGACAACGACTCCTCGCCCGACGATGCGCCGTTCACGCTGGATCCCACCCTGCGCGATGCGAGCACGGCCGGTCCCGGATCGACGGTCTTCGTCAGCGGGAAGCTCGTGCGCTATCAGGCGCCGAAGACCGCCGGGCAGTACAGCGTGGTCTATGGCATCACCGACAAGGTCGGTCAGAAGGCCCAGGCGACCGTGACCTTCGTGGTGACGGCACCGGACAAGGGCACGAACCGTGCGCCGCAGCCGCAACCCCTGACCATCCGCGCGTTCGCCGGGTCGGCTGTTCCGGTTGATGTGCCGCTCAACGGCATCGACCCCGACGGCGACTCCGTGACGCTCGACGGTCTCGGCAGCCAGCCCACCCTCGGCCGGATCTCGGACAGCTCCAGCAGTTCGTTCACGTACGAGGCTTACCCGAACTCGGCCGGCACCGACACCTTCACGTACCGGGTGAAGGACACCTACGGCAAGACGGCGACCGGCACGGTCACCATCGGGGTCGTGCCGCGGCCGGCCGCAGTTCAGCCCCCGATCGCGTCGAACGATCCTGTGCAGGTGAAGCCCGGCCGCACGGTGTCGGTTCCGGTGCTGGACAACGATTCCGATCCGAACGGCTACACGATCGCGTTGCAGAAGAAGCTCCTGGCCGTGGATGCCGGGCTCAAGGCATCCGTTCACGGCAAGGTGGTGCTCGTCACCGCCCCGAAGACGGAGGGCGCCTACGTCGTGCGATACCAGATCGCAAACGGCCAGGGCGGGGTGGCGAGTGCATTCATCCAGGTGACGGTGACGCCCGACGCCAAGGAGCAGCATCCCACCGCGATCGACCACGTGCTCGAGCCGGATGCGGTGGCCGCGAAATCGTCTGTGACCGTGGACGCCCTGGCCGGGGCTGCCAACCCGAGCGGCCTCGTCGATGATCTGAAGCTCGCTGTGACCGGGTCGAACGCCTCCGCTGCGGAGGCCGGCACGGATGGCAGGATCACCGTGCATCCCGGCACGCAGCGCCTGGCCATCGCGTACACGGTCACCGATCCGGTGACCGGGCTGAGCGGGGATGCGTTCGTCGTCGTTCCGCCGAAGGGCGACGCCACCGCACCGCCGCGGATCAGGTCGTCGCTTCCCCAGCAGATCGTGCAGATGGGCGGCTCGAAGAGCTGGAACCTGTCTGACATCCTCGACGTTCCCTCCGGCCGTTCCACGAAGCTGACCGGTGCGTCGGGTGTGAGTGCCACGAACAGCGACGGCCGTTCGTCGTTCGGTGGCGAGCAGACATTGACGTTCACCGCGCCCAAGGACTATCGCGGGCCGGCTGCCGTCACCTTCACGGTGAACGATGGACGCGAAGCGGGGCAGTCCAAAGACCGGATCACGACGCTCGTGCTCCCGATCACGGTGGGCAATCCAGACCAATCGGATGTCGCACCCACCTTCACCGCGCCGAGCGAGAAGATCGAGCCCGGAGAGAAGCCGCTCACCGTCGATCTGCGTGCCTCGAGCTTCCACCCCAACCCTGCAATCCTCAGCAGGCTCGTCTACAGCGACCCCCGGTGGTCGACCAAGAACATCTCGGTGTCGCTGAACGGGTCGACGCTCACACTTCAGGCGCCCCTCGGAACGCAGGCGGGGGAGTCGACCGCGGTGACGGTGACGATCAGCTCGGGCACGCACAGCATCACGGGAACCGTGAACGTGCAGGTCGTGAGCTCCAACCGGCCGGTCGCCTCGCAGAAGAATCCGCCGCAGACCCAGGAGGTGAAGCGGGGGCAGACGGCGACGCTGACCGGGGCGTCCAGCGATGCAGCGTGGGTCAACCCGTTCCCCGGCCATCCCCTGACGATCACCGATGCGAAGGCGGACAGCGCCCCCGCTGGGGTCACGGTGACCTTCACCGGCTCCTCGATCTCGGTGAGTGCGGCTTCGGGGGCATCCATCGGCGCCGTGAATGTCGTCTATCACGTCGAGGATGCGACGAAAGACCCGAAACGCACGGCCGCGGCCATCGGCCAGTACCGGGTGACCGTGCACGACGTTCCGGCCAAACCGGCCGCACCGACCAATGTGAGGGCCTCGGATGCGCAGGCGACCCTGACCATCGCCGCACCGGCCGACAACGGCAAACCGATAACGAAGTACGAGATCACGGGCGGGCCGAGCACGGTGACGGCCGCCAGCGTCGGCCAGGTGACGATCGGCGGACTTCGCAACGGCACGGCGTACTCGTTCCAGGTCCGGGCGCTGAACGCGGACGGCTGGAGTGAGTTCTCGGTGGCATCGGCGGCGGTGGTGCCGTACGGCACCCCGCAGAAGGTCGGCGGACTGAACATCGACGCGGACCAGTACGCACCCGCGACGGTGACCATGCGCTGGAGCGCGCTCGCCGATCCGGCCGGAACCGGCGGTGGCTCCGTCACGTATGAGTGGAGCCTGAACAACGGCTCCTGGAACACGACGAGCGGCACCAGCGCCCAGGTCGGCAATCAGGGTGTCGGCACGTACTCGTTCAGAGTGCGGGCCAAGAACACCCACAACAACAACTACGGCGAGGTCGCCTCCTCGAACAGCGTCAGCGTCGCTAAGAAGCCCGACCCTCAACCGTCGATCGACCTCGCCAAGGGCGCGCTGGAGCCGGGCTACAACCACAGCTACACGTACGACGTCACGCTGAACCACTTCGGTGCGAACACGTCGTACGCGATCGGCTTCTACTGCGGCGGGTTGCTCCAGACGCGCTCGGTCAGCACGGACGGGAGCGGTTCGGCGCATTTCCGCGGGGCCCCCAACGGGCAGGACGCGTGGTGCGGGTTCCCCGGAGCGTACGTGACCGCCGGCGGCGTGCAGAGCAGTGTGCAGGACTGGTCCAAATAG